One Miscanthus floridulus cultivar M001 chromosome 11, ASM1932011v1, whole genome shotgun sequence DNA window includes the following coding sequences:
- the LOC136494896 gene encoding UDP-glycosyltransferase 73C7-like, whose amino-acid sequence MSQAERSRAVAARRPDAPLHLVFVPFLARSHFVPLAAKAAASSAASRAEHEVAAATATTAAIVTTAHFAALAPASVPVHAAPLRCPGGHEDFSLLPDEASFAPTFFAAAEAALAPALTTAIRAHDGRRPVAVVSDAVLYWAPRVARDCGVPHVTFHTIGAFAAAAMVALHLYRPEVVLTGPFAVPGGFPHPVRVNRAQVNEEALANLPLFRAAEAQSCAVVFNSVSALESDFAAYYQSQLAGTPKKVFLVGPTRAAVSPPPRAVTERDPILQWLDGRDAGTVVYVCFGSTCALGESQLRELAAGLRASGRPFVWTIPTPPRGDGTGSCTEREERASSHGMVVAGRWAPQAEILAHHAVGGFVTHCGWNSVLEAVSAGVPLATWPLRAEQFLNEVFLVEVLRVGVRVREVARESDLEAVVPADAVARAVGRLMGGDGQDEEAVAARRARSRELGAAARAAVAEGGSSCGDWARLVYELKSFHGRDSDPQT is encoded by the coding sequence ATGTCGCAGGCCGAGCGATCGCGCGCGGTCGCCGCGCGCCGCCCGGACGCGCCTCTCCACCTCGTCTTCGTGCCATTCCTCGCGCGCAGCCACTTCGTCCCGCTCGCGGCCAAGGCGGCGGCCTCCTCCGCAGCCTCCCGCGCAGAGCACgaggtcgccgccgccaccgccaccacggcCGCCATCGTCACCACGGCACACTTCGCGGCCCTCGCGCCGGCGTCCGTGCCGGTCCACGCGGCGCCGCTCCGCTGCCCCGGCGGGCACgaggacttctccctcctcccGGACGAGGCCTCCTTCGCACCGACCTTTTTCGCCGCCGCGGAGGCCGCCCTGGCCCCGGCGCTCACCACCGCCATCCGCGCCCACGACGGCCGCAGGCCCGTGGCGGTCGTCTCGGACGCCGTGCTCTACTGGGCGCCGCGAGTCGCGCGCGACTGCGGCGTGCCGCACGTCACGTTCCACACTATCGGCGCCTTCGCCGCGGCGGCTATGGTAGCGCTCCATCTCTACCGTCCCGAGGTGGTGCTCACGGGCCCGTTCGCGGTCCCCGGCGGCTTCCCGCACCCCGTGAGGGTCAACAGGGCGCAGGTCAACGAGGAGGCGCTGGCGAACCTCCCTCTCTTCCGTGCCGCGGAGGCCCAGAGCTGCGCCGTCGTGTTTAACAGCGTCTCCGCGCTCGAGTCCGACTTCGCCGCGTACTACCAGAGCCAGCTCGCCGGGACGCCCAAGAAAGTGTTCCTCGTCGGCCCCACGCGCGCTGCGGTGTCTCCACCTCCACGCGCCGTCACGGAGCGGGACCCGATTCTGCAGTGGCTCGACGGCCGGGACGCGGGGACGGTGGTGTACGTGTGCTTCGGGAGCACGTGCGCGCTAGGCGAGAGCCAGCTCCGTGAGCTGGCCGCCGGGCTGCGCGCGTCGGGCCGGCCGTTCGTCTGGACGATCCCGACGCCGCCCCGCGGGGATGGCACTGGCAGCTGCACGGAGCGGGAGGAGCGCGCGTCCAGCCACGGCATGGTGGTGGCCGGGCGGTGGGCGCCGCAGGCGGAGATCCTGGCGCACCACGCGGTGGGCGGCTTCGTCACGCACTGCGGCTGGAACTCGGTGCTGGAGGCCGTGTCCGCCGGAGTCCCGCTCGCGACGTGGCCGCTCCGCGCGGAGCAGTTCCTGAACGAGGTGTTCCTCGTGGAGGTGCTCCGCGTGGGCGTGCGGGTGCGGGAGGTGGCGCGCGAGTCGGACCTGGAGGCCGTGGTGCCGGCTGACGCGGTAGCGCGCGCCGTGGGAAGGCTCATGGGCGGCGATGGCCAGGACGAGGAGGCGGTCGCAGCGAGGAGAGCCAGATCCAGGGAGCTCGGGGCCGCGGCGCGGGCGGCCGTGGCGGAGGGCGGTTCGTCCTGTGGTGACTGGGCACGGCTGGTATATGAGCTCAAGTCGTTCCACGGCCGCGACAGCGATCCACAGACGTGA